In the genome of Candidatus Ancaeobacter aquaticus, the window TTTTCATCAAACCCATCCTTACCCTTAGGATTAAGAACTTGTATAATACCGATCACTTTATTTTTTACCAACAAGGGCACACATACCATTGACCGGGTCACAAACCCAGTTTTCTTATCAGCTTTCGAGAAAAAGCGGGGATCCTTTGTCACATCAGGGATGAGTACCGGCTCATTATTCTCGGCAACCCATCCGGCAATACCTTGTCCCATCTTCAGACGGAAGAGCTCCTTAACCTGTGCTCCTTTCTCACCACGGCTTATCTCAAAGACTAGTTCATTGGTAGACTCATCAATAAGCATGAGTGAACTCGCTTCAGCACTCATAACTTCTTCTGAGATACCCATAATGTTTTGGAGGAGCTCCGAAAGGTCGAGCGTAGAATTAAGCATAGCATTAATTCTGATAAGACAGGAAAGATCAGAAACCTGATCTTTGAGTTCCTTTACTTCGTTATTTTGGGATAGTGTCTGACTAGTCATAAACGTATACAGTATACACAAAAGAGGAATAAACGGTTATATTTTTTTTGCTGCTGAAGGGGTAATATACAGTATCATTTTCTGCTGATCTCCGGTAAGAGATCCTTCCACTTCGATAACTGCAATAGCGCCTTTAGAAAACGGCATTTCAGCGGAAACATTTCCAAGAAGCAATTTCGACATGAGGTCCCCCATAAAAGGCTGATGACCAACAAGTGCAATGCACTCTTTCTCAGAAAAAGCATCATCAAGTTTCTTTAAAAGCCGATCGATTCTGCCCGAAGGAACCAGATCATCTTCTGTTTCAATAATTTCTCTCGATACATCAAGCATATAGGTAAGTGAGTGTGCTGTCTCCTGAGCCCTAACATACGGGCTTACCAATATGCTATCCGGTTGAAACCCGCAACTCTTAATCACTCGTGCGGTAGACTTTATCTCATCAAATCCGGTCAGTGTGAGCGTCCGGTCATTATCAGTCATTCCCGGTTTCGTATTTTCACTATCACCATGACGAATTAATAGTAAATACATATTACCTCCTAAATCTATATTTATAACTACTAAAAAATACTACTTTGGTAATATCAGGAAAAGAAACGAGATGCTGACACTCTATAGGCATTCTTCTTTTCCATTTTACAGACCCCATCCTCCCGACATATTTGAAGAAACGGGATATTTCCTAACACGGTTTGTGTTCGATAATGGTGAGGAGAAATGAACCCATCAGAATATTTTGTTTCAATAAGAAGCCATGGATCATTATTTTTTAAAATAAGAAAGTCTGTTTCCTGTTTTTGTTTGTTTCTAATATAATACAATGAGTATCGATCACCGGACATATCCATCCACAAGTGCAAGCGTGTCATAATTTCAACAGCAACATAATTCTCAAATCTTCTCCCCGGGTCTCTAATAAGTGCCCAATTATAAAGATAACATTTAGGTGCTTTTAACAATGATCGTTTAATATTCTTCGAATATGGTGATATTTTGAATGCAAGATAAAAATCTTCTAACCGTTTAATATAGTTTTTAATTGTTGGATTGCTCAGTTCAAGATGTGATGCCAATGAAGATTCTGACAACGGACTACCTACCATCTCCGGCAACAAGTTATACAAATCGTACAGGTGCTCATTATCGATAATCCTCGTAAGCGCCCTGATATCTTCAGTTATGACTGTATTAGTGTACTCTTGTGACCACTTTGCATAAAACACCCTTGACTGTTTTAAGAAAGGTTCAGGAAAGCCACTATACTCTAGCAGGTCAGATAATTCATTCCTTGTTCTGACTTTTTTATCAATTTTTCTCAGAATAAGATCTATTCCAGACTCGGGAATAGAATGTGATATATCCTTGGGGCTAACAAGTTCTTCTAATAACAATGGAAAGAGATGGAAAGTAAAATATCTTCCAGATAAACTATCCCCAGCTCTTTTAAACAGATCAAGTTTTGCCGAACCAGTCACGATGAATTTATAATGATCTGATACACTATCAAAAATTGCCTTTAAGGCATTTT includes:
- the sixA gene encoding phosphohistidine phosphatase SixA; this encodes MYLLLIRHGDSENTKPGMTDNDRTLTLTGFDEIKSTARVIKSCGFQPDSILVSPYVRAQETAHSLTYMLDVSREIIETEDDLVPSGRIDRLLKKLDDAFSEKECIALVGHQPFMGDLMSKLLLGNVSAEMPFSKGAIAVIEVEGSLTGDQQKMILYITPSAAKKI
- a CDS encoding AAA family ATPase; amino-acid sequence: MRFITGPRQSGKTTLSKLKLKREHSQALYYLWDLRSVRDRYKGNQLFFTEDSPPTKNKQWVCFDEIHKIPKWKNALKAIFDSVSDHYKFIVTGSAKLDLFKRAGDSLSGRYFTFHLFPLLLEELVSPKDISHSIPESGIDLILRKIDKKVRTRNELSDLLEYSGFPEPFLKQSRVFYAKWSQEYTNTVITEDIRALTRIIDNEHLYDLYNLLPEMVGSPLSESSLASHLELSNPTIKNYIKRLEDFYLAFKISPYSKNIKRSLLKAPKCYLYNWALIRDPGRRFENYVAVEIMTRLHLWMDMSGDRYSLYYIRNKQKQETDFLILKNNDPWLLIETKYSDGFISPHHYRTQTVLGNIPFLQICREDGVCKMEKKNAYRVSASRFFS